TTCACAAGGCTTTGGCTGCTTTGAAACCAAGTGAGAGTATCTCTGCAAAATTCTTAGCCAAAAAACTGCGTCTGCCCAAAACAATAGTCAACAAGGCTCTCTACTCTTTGGAGCGCTCCCAGAAAGCCTCCAAGCAAGGACTCCACCCTCCCGAGTGGAGTCTTTACAGAGAACCTCTCGGAGGCGAGGAAGATCAAAACTCTAAAGTAAAAATTTCACCTTCCCATCTGTGTGTCAGCTCAGGACACCCTCCAGTTCCTGAAGCCAAGGTTGagctaaaaacagaaacagcagaAAGCAGGGGACAAGGCAAAGAAGAGGACTCTGACACAGAATCCAGTTCATCTTACTGCTCCTCTTCAGAGTCATCTGACTCTGAAGAATCCCAATCACCAGCAAAAGGTCAGCACCAGGAGCCGCGACATCCCAGCACTACCAGCTCCCCTGATCCAGAACTTGCACTTCCCACAATGGCGGAACAAAAGGAGCTAGTTCTGCAGTACCTCCTGGCATCGGGGATGGCAACGTCTCTTGTAATAGCCAAGAATCTGGGTCTTAGGAGTGCAAAGCAGGTTAATCCCACCCTCTACTCGCTGGAGAAGCAAGGTGAAGTAGTTAAGAATAGTGCAGTTAACCCCCCCACCTGGGAACTCTCCACCCACCGCAGAGAGAGGATGGAAAGGAGCATTAAAGCCGCAAAGAGCAACCGTGTTGAGGGGAATTGGATAAAGGAGGAACCCAGAGATGAGAAGGGAGGAGGGTCTGTCTTTCTGCCATCACCTCCAATACCACCAATACCAGGCCTTGAGCCACTGCCACTCCCAGAGGGTTGGATGCCAGAGCAAAGTCATAGTGAAGCGGTTGGTACAATTTCTGtgctttttgtatttatttaataaatccaTCCTGTTATAACCAGGATCTATTACACGCACACATTTCTGGTTGCTCTCTGAGGTCTTTAGGccaagaccttttaactgttcccagaacatgttttaaaaCTAGAGGTGATCATGCCTTTTCTATGGTGGCTCCAAGGCACTAGAACTCTCTCCTTTTTAGCTTTGAAagctttggattctgtggaaacttttaaaaagcacctaaagacacatctttttagacaagcaTTTAATTAGCCATATGGTCTAGTATTTtatctgttatttttatttgttttactgtaaagcacttcgTGACCCCTCTTTTCTGTGAAAGgttctatataaataaagtttactttcTTATTGGTATTAAGGTGATTACATTGAAAACAATGTGAATTATGTTTCAAAACATCAAAACGGAGTCTATTGACATAGAATTCAACTTTTAATTGCTGCCAACAATTTCTATGTTATCAAAATATTTCCCACAGAATAATACAGCACAGCCTCTACAAAGATAATAGAAATTGTTTGactttttgggaaatacacttactTGCAGtgttcagtctttatgctaagctaagtgaACAGGACCGGCCTTATGTTTACATGTCAGACGTGTGAGGGTCTGCATGCAAATTGTCAAACGACTCCTTTGAGAGAAAAAAGCTGCATTGTACCTGGAAGATGTGAAGTGTCTTTTTACTTGATGTATTCAGATAAGATTACCCGCCTTGGAGTACTACCCTGATTTTATTAACCCTTTACCCGCTTTTCCCTTTAAGTCCCAATCCTCCCTCCTGCCCACCTTCCTTACCTCATGCAAAGATGAAGAGACCAACGAAGGACAGTGGGCTACTGACGATATCCCAGAATTCCTCAACGCCATTCGCAAAGAGACAGATGCTGGGAAACTGGCATCAGAGAAGGCGAACTCTGTGGGAACTATAGCTGTGTCGTTGGCTGCTCCACCTCCCCAGAACCTGTGGGCCAAATTACAGGAGGTGAGGCTAAAGAACCCCGTCAGCGGCCTCATGGAGTATGCCCAGTATCTGGGCCAAAACTGTGAGTTCCTGCTCCTCGACCAGTCTGGACCCTCTCATGACCCAAGGTTCGTCACATAATCTTAAATTTGTCACTGTAAAGTTTTATGGGGTAAATTAGTCTGTGATCATTGTCTGTGTATTCATTCTGTTGAAACCAAGCTAGGTATGTTCCAGGGCCAATACTTACCTTACAAAGTAGATCAGGTATTGACCTATCCACATTAAAGTAGGGCTGTCccaaacaattacatttttgaacaATTAATCTAGCAATTCTTTTTTCCGATCAGTTGACTAATGTAACAATCCCTTTTTCAGTTAGCGATTATTTTCCCATTGCTGAATTATTaacaatttacacaaaacaaatttcaataaGGTTCAAATCTCCAATCGATTATTTAGTTTAACACTGCACTGTTcaagtaaaattaatttgtaGTGCAACCTGAAGCCAGATGTAAGCTATCaatccaacaacaaaataaagttacTTTCAGGAGgaaacaaaattaaaacttAAAGTAAACAGAGCAAGTGCAAAAAGAGTAGCCCTTacgctttttttttaacagtctaTAATAAATAAGCTCTTGTTTGACATCCAAGCTCTTCTTCCTTTGATCttacagtaaaaaagtgctAATTTAGCAACACATGAAATCAGATGTAACAAATTTTATATTTCAAGTCACTTTCAGAGGACACAAATgaacaacacaaataaaacttaaaaataaaataactgtaaaaaaaaaaagtgcaatttttctctcctttctaaAGGATATATGAGCCTGATTTAAACCTGACAACTTTTTAATATGTGCGCCGTTACAACTGATGTTATAAAGAACTCGTGAGATATCTGAAACAACACTCATACAGGACATACTGAATACGCGTGAGCTGCTGGAGAGGCATAGGTGAGCAGaatttacgttttttttctgctgcggTTATCCTGACTTAGGGATTCTTTTACAAAGTCTACAGAATACCACGTTGTCGGCATTAAGAGTAACAAAGGTAACAAACCTTTCAATTCTTAATGAAGACACAATATGCTGCTACTTAAAAATGCAAGTTGCATTGCTTGTTATGCAACACAATAGTTTAGGGTTCTATTGACAGATCACCGTGTCTCATCTGTatattttctctcattttgtcAGATTTCGTATGCAGGTAATGCTCAACGGGAGGCTGTTTCCTGTCGCAGAAGCTTCTAGTAAGAAGGTTGCAAAAAAAGATGCTGCTGCAGCCACCCTACGCATTCTCATTGCAGAAATGCAGGGACGGTCGAGCACAGGGAACGAGGGTAATACTGCCAGTGTGGACCAAGTGATGGATCTACTCCCAGACAACAGTGTAAGtttttgtattaatgtttgGAAATAAGTGCCCAGCAGCCATCTAAAGACAAAATTGccaaattttgttttaaacaccTGACATGGGTTAGGCACTTAACATGACAGCATGAAAACACTACATTTAATGCATCAGTAATCAGCAAAGTTAGTATATATCAGTCAAGTTATAGGTTGTGGAGGTCAACATTTTGCTTtgtacattttgagaaatattttttttcacattttatataCTTACTCaccaaaaaaaatccctttaatttaaaaaattttatTTCCCTTTCTGTCCACCCGGCTCACTGAAGGCAGGGGGGGAATTTTTGGGACTGTGTGGGAAAGGGGTGGGGACGTGGGGGGACTCGCCAGCACTGTCCGTCTCTGCCCCGGGGAAAGAATCCGGGGGTCTGTCCCATGGAGTACAGCCAGCCAGCGTAAACCCATTAAATTATCATCCTGGGAGGGAGGGCCCCCCGCGACCCAAAAGGGATGGTCCTTAGAACCCCCCTCTTACCCCCCCAATTGGGCACCACACTGCAATCCTCCCCGGGAGGTTGTCAGCTATTTGTTCGTCTGTTTTGGACTATCCAGGGCAAAAACCCAGTAAATCTCTGCTATTCCtatttttcccctctttcttttctgATCATTCCTTTGGGAACcctctgtaaaaaaataaaaaaagggttttttggTCCTTTCTTCCATCTTGGTTCCAATACACctatttttcactctgttgctctttcatttaaagttaaagtcagGCAAATTGACCACCCCAAATGTACCccatctctttcttcctcttttcttttttaaccttttgcaTTGTTAGGTTTTTAAGGGGGGAAGGGCGGAGAACCTGTTTTCGAGGCCCAGCCCAAAACAAAAAGGGGAGCCGCCCTTGGGAGCGAGGAGCCGTCAAAAACTAGGCTGCGGGGGAGAGCTTTAAAAAGGGAGGTGTGatagcaaagaaaaaaattgaggGTTTTCATTGGGGAGGATAGAGGGGGCTTTTCATTCCCAAAAGAGTGGGAAagacttgggaaaaaaaacagattactgCGAAATAAAATTTTTTGTTCCAAaagtacgttttttttctttggtaaTATCGTTCCAAATTCTTTCTtatcttttcccccttttcctttttccccgCCCCCTTTTCCCCTGGGCCTCCTGAAGTGATGGGGGTTTTGGGATTGTCCCTCTCTTCCCCCTTGCGAGTGATTTCGAAAACAACAAGGGAGGGGTTTGGGGACCTTTTTAACCACGAACAAAAACGCTGGTCGGGTTTTGGAATACCTAAGTCGGGGCTTTTAGCGGAAATCGATGGTGGGCCATCTGGGCCACCCACGAGCCTAAGTAGTGTTAAAGcttaaagcaaacaaaaacaaaacaacccccTTTAAAATTaaccttgaaaaaacaaaaaatttttaCCGCCAGATTTCCAGCTTGGAAAAATATGTTCTTATTGTacctgagaattttttttttataataattaaaacttttGGAACATTAATACAGGCCCTTTTGAATAATGTATCTCTAGCAACAATTGACATGCTAAAGAAAATGCTTGCATAAATATTTCTTTCTCCCGCCATGGGATCCTTTTGTTCTTAAAGTGAGTGAGAAAACCCTGTCAAATCCTTCTCTGATTCCTCTTTGTCCCTGCTCAGGTTCACCTACCAGGCCAAGTTGGGCGGACGCTGGTTCCCGCCAGTGTGTGCATCCAACAAGAAGCAGggaaaacaggaagcagcagatGCTGCTCTACGGGTTCTGATTGGAGAGGCTGAGAGGGCAGCCCGCACTGGGGAGCTTATCCCAGCTGAGGTACTGACTTTTCAATGGTTCACATTTTCTGCCATGAAACATGAGCCTTCTCTGACTCAACATGGGAATAAGGCAGGACATAATGGAATTACAGTTCACACTTGCATATAATTGACTAATCACATCACCTAACTTAATCTGATTCACTAATTAACATCATAGGCACACGTGCAGTATATAACATGTAACCTCAGTTAAAACCTAACCAATTAAAGTAAACTGGAGTCTATAACTCCACATTTGTTGCTTCACAGTAACTGAATCAATTTTCTTCACTGAAAGGCTTTAGCTTTCTAGCAGCTATAGGTAGAGTTAAATTTGCATTTTCATACAAACAATGCACATTATCTAGCCACACATGTTTTCTTATATTCTCTGGGAGCCTTAGATATGTTTGGAAAGCCATAATAATGTACTATAGTATTTTGTCTGAGATGTATCATTGGATTGCACAGTTAGAATATTACATAATCCTCATTGCCTTTTCTATTTTGCCTGTCCTGTATACATCCTTCTCTCTAGCTTCCAGTGAGTGGCAGCACTTTGCATGACCAGATAGCAATGTTGAGTCACCAGCGTTTCAACGCCCTGACCACACGTATCCAGCACAGCCTTCTGGGACGCAAGATTCTGGCCACCATCGTCATGAGGAGGGGGGAGGGCCTGGGGACTGTTGTCAGCCTGGGAACTGGTATATACATTAACTTTAGCATATCCTATGAAGCAAAGGGAGTTGGTAATAACAGCCCACAGGTATAAGCAAATGTGTTGCAACATAATACGTTACGTTGGCATTTCTCCATGATGTGAAGAAGTTTTATGGATTTCTGTGCTCAGAGGCATGTACTATCAGAAATCTGGAAGAGAACTATGTCACTGCAGAACCATGAGGCTTTGCATTCTTGTATACTTTGACATTGaatgtgtcttgtttttttctgtcaggaAATCGCTGTGTTAAAGGGGAGGAACTGAGCCTTAAAGGGGACACAGTTAATGATTGCCACGCTGAAATCATCTCTAGAAGGGGATTTGTTCGGTAGAAAAACATCTTGCTCAATATCAATGTTTCTCTCCCTATTGTGAAAATACCCTGCTCTTCTCCAAGACGCAGTCTGCAGGACATTATTTATAAGTCTAACTCACTGTCTACTTCCTTCTCAGGTTTCTGTACATTGAGCTGCTCAAGCACTATGATGGCACAGACGACAGTATATTTGATCAAGCAGAGAAAGACAAACTGAAAATCAAATCTGACATCACCTTTCACCTCTACATCAGGTGGGAGTGTCGGACGTTTTCTTTCTCCTTGTTCCCAACCTCCCCCATGCTCTCCTCTTTTATTCCTGTCAAGTCCGTCACTCGGATGCATTAGCGTTTCATGTTTGGATCAGTGTTGTCTTCCTCCTTTTAGGCTGcatgtcatgtttgtgtgtttcatatcaatACCTTATGTCCTGTTACTCTCTTATCCATAGCACGGCACCTTGTGGGGATGGTGCTCTATTTGACAAGTCATGCAGTGAGTCAGGGGACGATGTCGAGGGCCATCAGCCTCTGTTTGAGAATGCTAAGCAGGGCAAGCTCCGCACCAAAGTAGAGAATGGTGAGAGATTAGAGGGACACATCTGTCTTTACAATTATGTATCAGTGCACAGTCCACTTACTGGTCTGTACGCAAGACctgtgactgtgtgactgtgttgtGCCAGGCGAGGGCACCATCCCAGTGGAGTCAAGTGCTATTGTCCCTACCTGGGACGGTATCCAGCACGGTGAGAGACTGCGAACCATGAGTTGCAGCGATAAGATTCTGCGCTGGAACGTGTTGGGTCTGCAGGGGGCACTGCTCTCCCATTTCCTCCATCCAGTCTACCTGAAGTCCATCACGCTTGGTAAAACATACTGTTGTTTTTGAATATATTCATGAGAATTAACGTTAAACCTTTTACATTGCTTCTTGTCTCAAATCTCTGTACTACAACGTGACTTTCTTGTTCTGATCCGTCAGGCTATCTGTACAGCCACGGGCACCTCACACGTGCTGTTTGCTGCCGGCTGGCCAGAGATGGTGAAGCGTTCACCCAAAGTCTCCCTCCTCCTTTCATGCTAAATCACCCAGAGGTAACTGCACAAGTTTGCGGCAATGTCAAATGTGGACATTAATCAGGAGTACTGAGCTCATTCTCAATAATGTTATCAATTAAGCTGCTAACACCCCTACTTGTGCTTGcacaactgtttttttcaatgctCATTGTCTTTAAATTTATCTCATCTGTCAATTTACAAAAAGCAGGTAGGTCATTCTCATACCGTTGGGCAAAATGTCTGAGAAATGCAGTAGCTGGCAGTTGAACACAATTCTGCTTGTTCTTTGTTTTAGCCCGTTTTTAACACTTTCTTGGCTTTCATTTACACATGAGTAAAAATGGTTGAATCAACCGTTCCTAATCGTCGCAGCCGTCAAACTAgtgtttttgtcaacaaaactAAATATCGCCAACAAACCTTTATTACGTGATGAAGACAAGACGCAACGTAAATGCTGGTCCTGTGACCATTGTACTATAATTAAATGTACAATGCAGGATtgttgatgaataaaaacaagactAAATGTGGTTTACaatatttaaaccattttcGTTGACCAAACATGACCAGACGTTATTTTGTCTCGTTTagttgcattattattattattattattattattattattattattattattattattattattttgcgGTATTTCTGTTCCCTGTGTCTCACTTCAGGGGCTGCATTAGGTCACACTGTGCAGACGCAGGCGGCTTAACTTACTCAAGCCCTGACGCGgcattatttaatttagaaGATGCAGCGGTGAGTTAGAgaacaaacaaaattaagtcGGAGTTTGTCTTTGGGACAAAAAGAATAAACGACATTTGGAACCTTAAGAGACATCTCAAGCCGTTCCATAATGAAATTGAGGTAAGTCAAGACATAAACATAGCGTTACTTTCTATTCTAGAAAGCTCATGAGGCAGTGGTTAATGTTTCTAATTTTAAAGATAGACTAAAATATCATCAATTTTTGTTGACTAAATTAGTCATGGATAATTCTGACTAAAATGCTCAGACTTTTAGTCAACTGAAACTTGATTACACTAAAAAGAATATGAATGtgactaaaaactaaaatgacaGTTTGAcacaaaactaaaattaaaacaggcCACCAAGAACAACACTAATTCACACTGACACATGCATTACACAACTAATTTAACATACTCAGTTCAAATTGTTGACTCACACTATAGGAATAAATTAGCCTGATTTAACAAAATATGCTTTCTCTCCACTTGACTTCCTCCCCCTTCACCACCTGGTTGGACTGTAGGTTGGCAGGGTGAGTGTGTACGACTCCACGCGGCACACAGGCAAGACAAAGGAGTCCAGTGTCAACTGGAGCTTTCCAGACCAGCACAGTGTAGAGGTGCTGGACGGGACCAAAGGCAAACTGGATGGGTATGCAGCTAAACCAAATCCTGTCGCTCATGgcaacacacacattgtttatTAATAGTTTAGGATTGTTTTTATAGTCTTGTATTGTTCACATAAAGGgcaactatgcagttttttttagcttaatttacctcaACAGCTTCAAaatcattggaatggttatatgacttttttttcgagttgaatggtggtcgtctcgaaGTATCGCGTGATGTTGGGTCTCgcaatgtaacaaattgcttcactgcacacatacgcccattcaggaaccggctaacaaggtagcaatGATAGTCATTGCTAAGCctgcaaaaaagaagcagaaagctaggaaagctgcagggggagctctatagcaAAACCTGCCTGCTAAAAGTGTgtgaagaaatggccaaaactgcaaaGCACCTTAACAACTTAATATTTGAAGGCTTACTatgccaattttcaaccagctTTGTGTCACTGCAGCACAGGCGGAACGTGCAGTCATCCGGCAGAGTTTTGACACATATCTGGTTGTAAAATTGGCAAACACAATATGATTGTGAAGAGACAACACTGGAATTTGATTCcaggaaaaaaatattgaaggTCAATCAAGCACTTTTTAATAATCAAAAGTGCTCTGTTGTACTCTGTAAAAACTGTCAAGTAACCACAAGCTTAATTGAACTTTGATTAAATCGCccaaaacagcagcagcaagcaGTTAAGTAATCTAAGTAGGAAACACTGCATGATCAGAGGAAATGTCATTCCAGCTTGCCAGG
The Etheostoma spectabile isolate EspeVRDwgs_2016 chromosome 6, UIUC_Espe_1.0, whole genome shotgun sequence genome window above contains:
- the adar gene encoding LOW QUALITY PROTEIN: double-stranded RNA-specific adenosine deaminase (The sequence of the model RefSeq protein was modified relative to this genomic sequence to represent the inferred CDS: inserted 1 base in 1 codon), with the translated sequence MSRGRGGPYKEHYHRHPPPDFQAKENYYRPRPASLYPRAGPQQSPYASYYNSPGRPVVPIQLPPAHSITPSAPPIPKQNKVASKPEALYGLHNQNHGPYPGPNSFQYQQVEFLRGHRSEAPQFLASLRGVGVVPDRQASSSSQPQSGYSRYPYPDSSPRGRGGHSQDQSFVYPGATQGTPGPRHLNHNQLQGTNHSSNRQWRVHTDSVCDKFRSLSLHQNRPNRVGERFGRHSASSSSANSSFTKGNITFTSDIQDQVHKALAALKPSESISAKFLAKKLRLPKTIVNKALYSLERSQKASKQGLHPPEWSLYREPLGGEEDQNSKVKISPSHLCVSSGHPPVPEAKVELKTETAESRGQGKEEDSDTESSSSYCSSSESSDSEESQSPAKGQHQEPRHPSTTSSPDPELALPTMAEQKELVLQYLLASGMATSLVIAKNLGLRSAKQVNPTLYSLEKQGEVVKNSAVNPPTWELSTHRRERMERSIKAAKSNRVEGNWIKEEPRDEKGGGSVFLPSPPIPPIPGLEPLPLPEGWMPEQSHSEASQSSLLPTFLTSCKDEETNEGQWATDDIPEFLNAIRKETDAGKLASEKANSVGTIAVSLAAPPPQNLWAKLQEVRLKNPVSGLMEYAQYLGQNCEFLLLDQSGPSHDPRFRMQVMLNGRLFPVAEASSKKVAKKDAAAATLRILIAEMQGRSSTGNEGNTASVDQVMDLLPDNSAPGSLKAGGEFLGLCGKGVGTWGDSPALSVSAPGKESGGLSHGVQPASVNPLNYHPGREGPPRPKRDVMGVLGLSLSSPLRVISKTTREGFGDLFNHEQKRWSGFGIPKSGLLAEIDGGPSGPXHEPKFTYQAKLGGRWFPPVCASNKKQGKQEAADAALRVLIGEAERAARTGELIPAELPVSGSTLHDQIAMLSHQRFNALTTRIQHSLLGRKILATIVMRRGEGLGTVVSLGTGNRCVKGEELSLKGDTVNDCHAEIISRRGFVRFLYIELLKHYDGTDDSIFDQAEKDKLKIKSDITFHLYISTAPCGDGALFDKSCSESGDDVEGHQPLFENAKQGKLRTKVENGEGTIPVESSAIVPTWDGIQHGERLRTMSCSDKILRWNVLGLQGALLSHFLHPVYLKSITLGYLYSHGHLTRAVCCRLARDGEAFTQSLPPPFMLNHPEVGRVSVYDSTRHTGKTKESSVNWSFPDQHSVEVLDGTKGKLDGNKLSVSRVSKSNLFGLFRSLCQRCGRIDLLSLPSYSQAKMSAMSFQLAKQQFFRALSSHGYGAWIGKPLEEKSFESGEGKNGTGVPVGYGSSRNGGAMEFKQEEA